In Corynebacterium ulcerans, one genomic interval encodes:
- the steA gene encoding putative cytokinetic ring protein SteA translates to MQPMSLFSRSADLPGLHAVTRDCSSRGKGFRRLSKGDIAVIDAPDISRPLAQELIEAKPAAVVNTGQFSTGVIPNFGPQMLLDAGILLVEGVGVDIWTTLKDGKKARLTQEGQLFYGEKLIASGSVLDDARAEAQFVDAQQSLVERMEAYFGNTIQFIHAEAPLLIDGLGVPDTGANLRGKKVLVVSPGPQHRGQVKNLRNFIREYEPVLIGVDSAADTLVELGYKPDYIVGDPSGVGAEALRSGARVILPAEPDGHALGLERIQDLGIGAMTFPTSVDTATDLALLLADFHGADLIVNCGAHFDLESIFSERAYATPAALLTRVKIGARLVDSEAIEKLYTVRAGGSIAWLWAILGILVAIAVVVVIAGTAGDGSFTQNLIDTWNNIALAFQGLFK, encoded by the coding sequence ATGCAACCCATGAGTCTGTTCTCTCGATCCGCTGACCTTCCGGGCCTTCATGCAGTGACACGCGACTGCTCGTCGCGAGGAAAAGGCTTTAGACGTCTAAGTAAAGGGGACATCGCAGTTATTGATGCCCCTGATATTTCTCGTCCTTTAGCCCAAGAGCTGATAGAAGCGAAACCTGCAGCTGTTGTGAATACCGGGCAGTTTTCTACTGGAGTTATTCCGAATTTCGGGCCGCAGATGCTGCTTGATGCCGGGATCCTTCTCGTCGAAGGCGTCGGCGTAGATATCTGGACGACTCTTAAAGACGGAAAGAAAGCTCGGCTAACACAGGAAGGCCAGCTTTTTTATGGTGAAAAGCTCATCGCTTCAGGATCTGTCCTTGATGACGCACGTGCAGAGGCTCAATTTGTTGATGCACAGCAGTCGCTCGTGGAACGGATGGAAGCATATTTTGGCAACACCATTCAATTTATTCATGCTGAAGCTCCGCTACTCATTGACGGCTTAGGGGTGCCGGACACCGGGGCAAATCTGCGCGGCAAGAAAGTCCTTGTAGTAAGCCCTGGTCCGCAGCACCGTGGACAGGTTAAAAATCTACGTAACTTTATCCGTGAGTATGAACCAGTATTGATCGGTGTTGATTCTGCCGCAGATACACTCGTGGAGCTTGGATATAAACCTGACTATATAGTCGGCGATCCTTCAGGCGTGGGGGCAGAAGCCTTAAGAAGCGGTGCGCGTGTCATACTGCCGGCTGAGCCGGATGGTCATGCCTTGGGTCTGGAGCGTATCCAAGATTTAGGCATTGGTGCGATGACTTTCCCTACCTCGGTAGATACTGCTACTGACTTGGCACTCTTGCTTGCAGACTTCCATGGTGCGGACTTGATCGTTAATTGTGGGGCTCATTTTGACCTGGAGTCGATCTTCTCTGAGCGTGCGTATGCTACGCCAGCTGCGCTCCTTACGCGGGTAAAGATTGGTGCGCGACTTGTAGACTCCGAGGCCATTGAGAAGCTTTACACAGTTCGCGCTGGTGGAAGTATTGCTTGGTTGTGGGCGATACTCGGGATTTTGGTGGCTATTGCTGTAGTTGTTGTTATTGCAGGCACAGCCGGTGATGGGAGTTTTACGCAAAACCTCATTGATACGTGGAATAACATTGCCTTGGCTTTCCAAGGGTTGTTTAAATAG
- a CDS encoding copper transporter codes for MARKSGHSAAVTAGLAFGLAIGLGLGTYVLSPNLSGGSSHQRLTLEKERDEARERADIQAAQASSADHFVDKLAASVLPDTLKERPILMIRTADSSDEDAKALSEDLKRAGAINSGTISLTEKFFAQDGADGLKNIVSTVLPAGAQLSTDKLDPGTHAGEVLGSALTLNPQDAKEQATRDERSLVLNALREGGYLSYEEGTILPAQAVVVLGGDSDGVGADFTVKNQVSFVEALDSRGSGVVFAGRIHMAADSGALGKLRANKKAASQVSSVDSIDRSWGKIATVLALKEQLSGGAGAYGAAGNADATAPAPNEDKQ; via the coding sequence ATGGCACGAAAATCTGGTCATTCGGCGGCGGTTACCGCAGGTCTTGCCTTCGGCTTAGCTATAGGGCTGGGTTTGGGCACCTATGTCCTGTCACCGAATTTGTCGGGCGGAAGTAGTCACCAGCGGCTCACTTTGGAAAAAGAACGCGATGAGGCTCGTGAGCGCGCGGATATTCAAGCAGCACAAGCAAGTAGCGCAGACCACTTTGTGGACAAACTAGCAGCGTCGGTTTTGCCTGACACGCTTAAGGAACGTCCTATTCTTATGATTCGGACTGCTGATTCTTCGGACGAGGATGCGAAGGCTCTAAGCGAGGATCTTAAGAGGGCTGGTGCGATTAATTCCGGAACCATCTCGTTGACTGAAAAGTTTTTTGCGCAGGATGGAGCGGATGGTCTAAAAAATATTGTTTCTACCGTCTTGCCAGCTGGCGCTCAACTGTCCACAGACAAGCTTGACCCGGGCACGCATGCTGGTGAGGTGCTAGGAAGCGCTTTGACGCTGAACCCGCAAGACGCTAAAGAACAAGCGACTCGTGATGAGCGAAGCTTGGTTCTCAACGCGCTGAGGGAGGGCGGTTACCTTTCCTATGAAGAAGGCACGATTTTACCTGCTCAAGCTGTTGTTGTTCTCGGTGGAGATAGCGACGGTGTCGGAGCGGATTTCACAGTGAAAAACCAAGTGTCCTTTGTAGAAGCGCTTGATTCGCGTGGTTCCGGTGTTGTGTTTGCAGGCCGAATTCATATGGCGGCAGACAGCGGGGCATTAGGGAAATTGCGTGCTAATAAAAAAGCTGCCTCCCAGGTTTCTTCGGTAGATTCTATTGATCGTTCCTGGGGGAAGATTGCTACCGTCTTAGCTCTTAAAGAGCAGCTTTCCGGTGGTGCTGGAGCCTATGGAGCTGCAGGAAACGCTGATGCCACGGCGCCAGCGCCGAACGAAGACAAACAATAA
- a CDS encoding NUDIX domain-containing protein: MLLKLSIMTHRFTVTSSELLIDAPILAVRRDSVTMPHNSSAQREIVEHFGAVAVVAVQDQNIAMVKQYRHSVGRRLWELPAGLLDVADEPPLDAAQRELMEEAGLVATDWEILVDLVTSPGFCDEAVRVYLAQDLAQVERPEAQDEEADMALEWIPLAEAVNMVFAGDIVNSIAVSGILALQAHRTDPQVLRDPVQPFGLRPTRLAERRKGAVENRDLKTSS; the protein is encoded by the coding sequence ATGCTATTAAAGTTGAGCATTATGACTCACCGTTTTACTGTTACCAGCTCTGAGTTGCTTATCGACGCACCGATTCTGGCGGTTCGTCGAGATTCCGTTACTATGCCTCATAATTCCAGTGCTCAGCGTGAGATTGTTGAGCACTTTGGGGCAGTCGCAGTTGTTGCTGTTCAAGATCAAAATATTGCGATGGTGAAGCAATATCGGCACAGCGTTGGCCGCCGGTTATGGGAGCTTCCGGCTGGTTTACTCGACGTTGCAGATGAACCGCCCCTTGACGCAGCGCAGCGTGAACTGATGGAAGAAGCCGGCCTTGTTGCGACTGATTGGGAAATTTTAGTTGATCTAGTCACGAGCCCGGGGTTTTGTGACGAGGCAGTTCGTGTGTACCTTGCGCAAGACCTAGCACAAGTGGAACGCCCCGAAGCTCAGGATGAAGAAGCTGACATGGCTTTGGAGTGGATACCACTCGCAGAGGCAGTCAATATGGTCTTTGCCGGAGACATTGTTAATTCGATCGCGGTCTCCGGGATTTTAGCCCTGCAAGCACATCGTACAGATCCTCAGGTTCTCAGAGACCCAGTTCAGCCTTTTGGTCTGCGTCCTACCCGGTTAGCTGAACGCAGAAAAGGTGCTGTTGAAAATCGCGACCTGAAAACTTCTTCATGA
- the xerD gene encoding site-specific tyrosine recombinase XerD, producing MTSPKTAADRWLTHLAIERGVSANTLSNYRRDVQRYLDWIAHRGIDDLSTVTSRDIESYVLDLRRGDPDTGRPPLAASSTGRALVVARGLHKFALMEGLISVDVAGEVSPPSTGRHLPDTLSIAEMDELIAAIPTDEVATPEDLRDAALIELLYGTGARISEIMNLTVDEVMVLEETEGMLRIVGKGDKHRVVPVGSMAQKALQRYLVRSRPQLAKGKSHALFLNKRGGALSRQSAWQILKNSARRAGIHKDISPHTLRHSYASHLLEGGADVRVVQELLGHSSVTTTQIYTHVTADNLRNVWAQSHPRA from the coding sequence ATGACGTCGCCCAAGACAGCCGCCGATCGCTGGTTAACGCATTTAGCCATCGAACGAGGAGTCAGCGCTAACACCCTGAGTAACTATCGACGCGATGTGCAGCGGTATCTTGATTGGATCGCACATCGCGGCATCGATGATCTGAGCACTGTGACCTCGCGAGATATTGAGTCCTATGTTCTTGACCTACGGCGAGGAGACCCGGATACGGGTAGGCCGCCTTTGGCTGCTTCGTCGACAGGCCGTGCGCTTGTAGTTGCGCGGGGGCTTCATAAGTTTGCGTTGATGGAGGGGCTGATATCCGTTGACGTAGCTGGCGAGGTTTCTCCTCCATCGACTGGGCGGCATCTGCCGGATACACTGTCAATCGCAGAAATGGATGAGCTTATCGCTGCAATTCCTACGGACGAGGTAGCTACCCCTGAGGATCTACGTGATGCCGCATTGATCGAACTGCTCTACGGCACTGGTGCTCGTATATCAGAAATCATGAATCTCACAGTGGATGAAGTGATGGTGCTGGAAGAGACAGAAGGCATGTTGCGGATTGTAGGAAAAGGGGATAAGCATCGTGTCGTTCCTGTTGGCTCGATGGCACAGAAAGCGTTACAACGCTACCTCGTACGGTCGCGGCCACAGCTGGCAAAAGGAAAGAGCCACGCGCTCTTTTTGAATAAACGTGGTGGGGCCTTATCTAGGCAAAGCGCGTGGCAAATACTCAAGAATTCTGCTCGGAGAGCCGGAATACACAAAGATATTTCGCCTCATACGTTACGCCACAGCTATGCATCGCATCTTCTTGAAGGCGGTGCGGATGTTCGTGTTGTTCAAGAACTTTTGGGACATTCATCCGTTACCACCACACAAATTTATACGCACGTAACGGCAGATAATTTGCGTAATGTATGGGCGCAGTCGCATCCTAGGGCTTAA
- a CDS encoding ParA family protein: protein MSDSGLFDTSDSKMGLTGRPLQEFPDPTPLQKHGPAKIISMCNQKGGVGKTTSTINLGACLAELGRKVLLVDLDPQGALSAGLSIPYEELDITVYNLLVDKHTSIHQAIHHTSIPGLDLVPANIDLSAAEIQLVNEVGREQTLARALRPVVKDYDYIILDCQPSLGLLTVNALTCSHGVIIPMECEYFSLRGLALLTDTVEKVRDRLNFNLDIVGILVTMFDRRTTHAREVMSRVVEVFDDRVFDTVITRTVRFPETSVAGEPIITWAPSSQGAQQYRQLAREVIERTS from the coding sequence ATGAGTGATTCGGGACTGTTCGATACATCAGACTCGAAAATGGGGCTCACTGGGCGTCCGCTCCAAGAGTTTCCTGATCCCACGCCTTTGCAAAAACATGGACCCGCCAAGATTATTTCCATGTGCAACCAAAAAGGCGGCGTGGGCAAGACTACTTCCACAATCAACCTGGGTGCTTGCCTGGCTGAACTAGGGCGAAAAGTTCTACTCGTAGACCTTGACCCGCAGGGGGCTTTATCTGCGGGATTGAGTATTCCGTATGAGGAACTAGATATTACGGTTTACAACCTCTTGGTAGACAAACATACATCGATTCACCAGGCGATTCACCACACATCCATTCCTGGTCTTGACTTAGTTCCGGCGAATATTGATCTGTCCGCGGCGGAGATTCAACTTGTCAATGAGGTTGGTAGGGAACAAACGCTAGCTCGCGCTTTGCGCCCTGTGGTGAAGGATTATGACTACATCATTTTGGATTGCCAGCCATCTTTGGGACTTCTGACGGTTAATGCGTTGACCTGTTCCCATGGCGTGATTATTCCTATGGAATGCGAGTATTTCTCGTTGCGCGGGCTTGCTTTGCTTACCGATACTGTAGAAAAAGTGCGCGACCGTCTTAACTTTAACCTGGACATCGTGGGCATCTTGGTCACAATGTTCGATCGACGCACCACGCATGCTCGCGAGGTAATGTCACGGGTCGTGGAAGTTTTCGATGATCGCGTCTTTGACACCGTGATTACCCGGACGGTTCGGTTCCCAGAGACTTCTGTGGCTGGTGAGCCCATCATTACTTGGGCTCCGAGCTCACAAGGGGCCCAACAGTACCGGCAGCTTGCTCGTGAAGTCATCGAGCGCACAAGCTAG
- a CDS encoding segregation and condensation protein A: MAASRIPDNQPEITGFRIVLNNFEGPFDLLLQLISAKKMDVTDVALSKVTDEFVAYTRQLGEYSELDEVTEFLVVAATLLDLKTARLLPRGEMESEEDLALLESRDLLFARLLQYQAYKQVADIFASWQRDARRRFPRAVAMEEQFASLLPPVVLGHTPDTFSQLAASVFRPKPPETVATEHIHQVAVSVPEQAGKILDTLRVAGKDEWVSFLTLTQDCTASMHIVGRFLALLELYKAQAVSVVQEESLAELSVAWTGLEVDPAVVASSNWE; the protein is encoded by the coding sequence GTGGCGGCATCACGTATCCCGGATAATCAACCAGAAATTACTGGTTTTAGGATTGTCCTCAACAATTTTGAAGGCCCCTTTGATCTTCTTCTGCAACTGATCAGTGCTAAAAAGATGGATGTGACCGACGTTGCATTATCTAAGGTAACGGATGAATTTGTTGCATACACTCGCCAACTTGGAGAGTATTCTGAGCTTGATGAGGTAACTGAATTTTTGGTGGTTGCGGCCACGTTATTAGACCTGAAGACCGCCCGTCTTCTTCCTAGGGGCGAAATGGAGAGCGAAGAAGACCTAGCGCTCTTGGAATCTCGTGATCTTCTTTTTGCGCGATTATTGCAATACCAGGCGTATAAACAAGTCGCCGATATTTTTGCGTCGTGGCAGCGGGATGCACGTCGTAGATTTCCACGGGCAGTTGCTATGGAGGAACAATTTGCTAGTTTACTGCCCCCGGTAGTTCTGGGACATACTCCTGACACTTTTAGCCAGCTTGCGGCAAGTGTTTTTAGGCCTAAACCGCCAGAGACCGTTGCCACGGAGCACATTCATCAAGTAGCTGTCTCTGTGCCTGAACAAGCAGGAAAAATTCTGGATACGTTGCGTGTAGCAGGTAAAGACGAATGGGTTTCCTTTCTTACTTTGACGCAAGATTGCACAGCTTCGATGCACATAGTGGGAAGATTCTTAGCTCTTTTAGAACTTTACAAAGCTCAAGCAGTGAGTGTTGTACAAGAGGAATCTTTAGCTGAATTGTCAGTGGCATGGACTGGACTAGAAGTGGACCCTGCGGTAGTTGCGTCAAGCAACTGGGAATAG
- the bioD gene encoding ATP-dependent dethiobiotin synthetase BioD gives MSVVVVSGLATGVGKTTATAAIVQILREKGRDVVPVKVARLGTSVAGADIGTIEKLTGIRGEDFSSEEDPLAKVRELSDTGVTVVLEGSGGLSVPLLNGKTIADIAAELNAPMIVVSGMAAGAVGLAVQAVAFARACGARVAGLLGGKLPSGADLRTRLTLVEVSRATGVPFLGSLNDGVGSLGSEQFAQALSTIFLPKDW, from the coding sequence GTGAGCGTAGTTGTGGTATCTGGATTGGCTACAGGTGTAGGCAAAACCACCGCGACGGCAGCGATCGTTCAGATTCTTCGGGAAAAGGGGAGAGACGTTGTTCCCGTTAAAGTCGCTCGCTTAGGAACGTCAGTTGCTGGAGCGGATATTGGCACAATCGAAAAGCTCACAGGTATTCGCGGCGAAGATTTTTCTTCTGAAGAAGATCCGCTGGCAAAAGTTCGGGAACTTTCAGACACGGGAGTTACCGTGGTGCTTGAAGGTTCTGGCGGGCTTAGCGTTCCGTTATTAAACGGTAAAACGATTGCAGATATTGCCGCAGAGTTAAATGCCCCCATGATCGTGGTTTCAGGAATGGCCGCGGGGGCAGTGGGGCTTGCCGTGCAAGCGGTGGCTTTTGCGCGTGCTTGTGGTGCTCGTGTGGCTGGCCTATTGGGCGGGAAATTGCCTTCGGGAGCTGATCTGCGCACGCGTTTGACTCTTGTGGAAGTATCCCGTGCAACAGGCGTGCCATTTTTGGGAAGTCTCAACGACGGTGTTGGTTCTTTGGGATCTGAGCAGTTTGCCCAGGCACTTTCAACGATTTTTCTTCCTAAAGATTGGTAA
- a CDS encoding peptide MFS transporter, with amino-acid sequence MHIMTHLEQRSTVHKSDFWHHPIVVRSIISIEAWERFSFYGMQAILGYYLYYTTSNGGLGLAKPEATALIGAYGALVYLCTFAGGWVGDRVLGAEKTLFLGASLLVIGHLILSLIHPIPGLATGLTLIALGSGFLKTAAITVLGTVYRQDSHSDAQRETGFQFFYLGIQVAAVAGPLLTGWLALTYSFHAGFLAAALLMIIGMGVYVALRSRALEEMSEESRQSVQSPAHPVTRRTALTITSLGILALIVVVLAIAMGVFAAASLAHFLLGITITAAIFLMVTMFRSPHTTRQERHSILHYVPIFCASVAFWAIMNQTYGVLAVYSDVRLNRTIAGFEFPAAWTQSLNPIFVLTLSIPLAYLWAKLGSRGPTAATKISIGVIVGGSGFLVLIPFAGGGPNSTPLLVLALSILITAIGELFAGPIGMAATAKHAPTSYRTQFSALYFLTMSIGTALAGSISAYYDSESASAERIYFFACGSLAICIGLCTWVAAHKLSKVTP; translated from the coding sequence ATGCATATTATGACCCATCTTGAACAACGTTCAACTGTGCATAAAAGTGACTTTTGGCATCACCCCATCGTGGTTCGCTCGATTATCAGCATCGAAGCCTGGGAACGTTTCAGCTTTTATGGCATGCAGGCCATCCTTGGTTACTACCTGTATTACACAACCAGTAACGGCGGACTAGGCTTAGCAAAACCCGAGGCCACTGCACTTATCGGGGCCTACGGTGCCCTTGTTTACCTGTGCACCTTTGCAGGAGGATGGGTGGGTGACAGAGTCCTAGGCGCAGAAAAAACCCTTTTCCTAGGAGCATCGCTTCTTGTCATCGGACACCTAATACTGTCCCTAATCCACCCCATCCCGGGGCTAGCAACTGGTTTAACACTCATAGCGCTAGGGTCAGGATTTTTAAAAACAGCGGCAATTACAGTTCTTGGGACTGTCTACAGGCAAGACTCCCACAGCGACGCACAGCGCGAGACCGGATTCCAATTCTTCTACCTAGGAATTCAAGTAGCGGCAGTAGCAGGACCACTGCTTACAGGATGGCTAGCACTTACCTACTCCTTCCACGCGGGTTTCCTAGCTGCGGCTCTCCTCATGATTATCGGTATGGGAGTATATGTGGCTCTACGAAGCCGTGCGCTAGAAGAAATGAGTGAAGAATCCCGACAATCTGTGCAATCTCCAGCGCATCCGGTGACTAGACGGACAGCACTCACGATCACGTCTTTGGGGATATTGGCCCTCATAGTGGTGGTGCTTGCTATAGCCATGGGGGTCTTCGCAGCAGCTTCGCTTGCCCATTTTCTTCTCGGCATTACTATCACCGCAGCTATTTTCCTTATGGTTACTATGTTCCGCTCCCCGCATACCACCCGGCAGGAACGCCACAGCATTCTTCATTACGTCCCCATCTTCTGTGCTTCGGTGGCTTTCTGGGCCATTATGAATCAGACATATGGTGTTCTAGCCGTGTACTCCGATGTTCGGCTCAATCGCACGATTGCTGGCTTTGAATTCCCCGCTGCGTGGACGCAGTCACTGAATCCTATCTTCGTTCTTACGCTTTCCATTCCCCTCGCTTACCTGTGGGCAAAGCTTGGATCCCGAGGTCCCACGGCAGCTACCAAAATCTCTATCGGCGTTATCGTCGGAGGTTCCGGTTTCCTTGTACTCATCCCCTTTGCGGGCGGTGGACCCAATTCCACGCCGCTTCTCGTACTTGCTTTGAGCATCCTCATCACCGCAATAGGCGAGTTATTCGCAGGTCCTATAGGAATGGCAGCCACAGCAAAGCATGCACCGACCTCCTATCGCACCCAATTTTCCGCGCTGTACTTCCTTACGATGTCCATAGGAACCGCGCTTGCCGGAAGTATCTCCGCCTACTATGACTCGGAATCTGCCTCCGCCGAGAGGATCTACTTCTTTGCGTGTGGATCCTTGGCAATATGCATCGGGTTATGCACGTGGGTGGCCGCGCACAAACTTTCAAAAGTGACGCCCTAA
- a CDS encoding adenosylmethionine--8-amino-7-oxononanoate transaminase: MNPFEQQVHFDQDHIWHPYSAMPAPIAPQLVTSTEGVYLTLSDGSKLIDAMSSWWAAAFGHGHPKLKEVAHQQIETMSHVMFGGITHSPAIDLAQKLVSITDEGLEKVFFSDSGSVAVEVAMKMAYQYQRGIGHPERHRLLTWRGGYHGDTFATMSVCDPTGGMHSMWADRVASNDFVPAPPMRGASRSNVEQYLDTLESHVNSSTAGIIIEPIVQGAGGMRFHDESLIRGIRDICDRHDLVFIADEIATGFGRTGEIFATTGAGATPDILCVGKALTGGFMSLAATITTERIAAAINTPGGGGALMHGPTFMANPLACSVASAALELVIEGTWRKRVPEIEQGLLKGLSPLKGSPTVADVRVLGAIGVVEMKEPVDMRVATETAVAAGVWLRPFGRLVYTMPPFIATDRHIDSICEAVTAVVSAEQRRLCA; this comes from the coding sequence GTGAATCCATTCGAGCAGCAAGTTCACTTTGACCAAGACCATATTTGGCACCCATATAGTGCGATGCCAGCGCCTATAGCGCCGCAGCTTGTTACGTCCACAGAAGGCGTTTATCTCACGCTAAGCGATGGTTCTAAGCTTATCGACGCCATGAGCTCCTGGTGGGCAGCAGCTTTTGGGCATGGACACCCAAAGCTCAAGGAAGTGGCGCATCAACAGATTGAGACAATGAGTCATGTGATGTTTGGCGGGATCACACATTCGCCTGCAATCGATCTCGCTCAGAAGCTGGTAAGCATTACTGATGAGGGGTTAGAAAAGGTCTTCTTTTCAGACTCTGGGTCTGTCGCGGTAGAAGTGGCCATGAAGATGGCGTACCAATACCAGCGAGGCATCGGGCATCCAGAACGTCATCGTTTGCTTACGTGGCGGGGTGGTTACCATGGTGATACCTTCGCAACAATGAGTGTGTGCGATCCCACCGGAGGAATGCACTCAATGTGGGCAGATAGGGTTGCTTCCAATGACTTTGTACCAGCTCCGCCAATGCGTGGGGCGTCGAGAAGCAACGTTGAGCAGTATCTGGACACTCTAGAATCTCATGTCAATAGTTCGACAGCTGGGATTATTATTGAGCCTATAGTGCAGGGCGCTGGAGGGATGCGTTTCCATGATGAGTCCCTGATCCGAGGTATCCGCGATATTTGCGATAGGCACGACCTGGTTTTTATCGCTGATGAAATAGCTACTGGCTTTGGTCGGACTGGAGAAATATTTGCCACGACGGGTGCGGGTGCTACTCCGGATATTTTGTGTGTTGGCAAGGCCCTGACCGGAGGATTCATGTCCTTGGCTGCAACGATCACAACAGAGCGGATTGCCGCAGCGATTAACACACCAGGCGGTGGGGGTGCGTTGATGCACGGGCCAACTTTTATGGCTAATCCTTTGGCTTGTTCAGTTGCTTCCGCCGCCCTTGAACTGGTGATTGAGGGGACATGGCGGAAACGAGTCCCAGAGATTGAGCAAGGGCTTCTTAAGGGACTCTCGCCACTGAAAGGATCTCCTACCGTTGCCGATGTCCGTGTGCTCGGTGCAATTGGAGTGGTGGAGATGAAAGAACCAGTGGATATGCGAGTGGCTACGGAAACCGCAGTAGCTGCAGGAGTGTGGTTGAGACCATTCGGGCGTCTGGTCTATACGATGCCTCCGTTTATAGCTACCGATAGACACATCGATAGCATCTGCGAGGCCGTCACAGCCGTGGTCAGCGCTGAACAGCGTCGCTTGTGTGCCTAG
- the bioD gene encoding dethiobiotin synthase, with protein sequence MPILAITGTNTDVGKTIATAALALHAATLGFEVVPVKPVQTGEPLGSGDIETVEKLAGVAGIEFVRYPEPLAPNLAAKRAGMHQLDLDVLVDKIRDLDAPHRLVLVEGAGGLLVRLADEITLADVAVALGAPLVVVTSLSLGSLNMAELTVEAARRRGLHVAGLIGGSLPAQPDLATRLNLDEMSAVTGVPLWACLPEGAGRMSPEEFAQVVSSLGLPDLRSRLSQQNV encoded by the coding sequence ATGCCCATCCTAGCTATTACAGGAACAAATACTGATGTCGGAAAAACCATCGCAACTGCGGCTCTCGCCTTGCACGCAGCGACCTTGGGCTTCGAGGTGGTTCCCGTCAAACCAGTTCAGACCGGTGAACCACTGGGAAGCGGAGACATAGAAACCGTAGAAAAACTGGCCGGTGTGGCTGGAATTGAATTTGTACGTTATCCGGAGCCCTTGGCACCTAATCTTGCGGCTAAGCGAGCGGGGATGCACCAACTGGATCTTGATGTGTTGGTGGACAAGATTAGGGATCTCGACGCGCCACATCGGCTTGTTCTTGTAGAAGGCGCTGGCGGACTATTGGTCCGACTTGCGGATGAGATCACGCTGGCAGACGTGGCCGTAGCGCTAGGAGCACCCCTTGTTGTGGTTACGAGTCTTAGCTTGGGGTCGCTCAACATGGCGGAGCTTACTGTTGAAGCAGCTCGACGTCGAGGACTGCATGTTGCTGGACTTATTGGCGGAAGCTTACCTGCACAACCGGATTTAGCTACTCGACTTAACCTGGATGAGATGAGCGCCGTGACAGGTGTGCCCTTGTGGGCATGTCTTCCAGAAGGTGCAGGAAGAATGTCTCCCGAAGAGTTTGCCCAGGTTGTCTCCTCACTGGGGTTGCCGGACTTGCGTTCGAGGCTTTCACAACAGAATGTTTAG
- the scpB gene encoding SMC-Scp complex subunit ScpB has product MSTEYSENTGTDDALAASFAHREGGFGLIPQLRSRIESILLVVDSPVSVEALSRALNVDSAMVQETIQEISTEFRHRGSGMELRESEEGWRLYSVRENAEVVEKFLLDGTQSRLSRAALETLAVVAYRQPATRAQVSAVRGVNVDGVMRTLQLRGLIREVDMGGDTAETGNAHHYETTELFLELLGIDSLDRLPELAPLLPDMDSIDELL; this is encoded by the coding sequence ATGAGCACCGAATATTCGGAAAATACTGGAACAGATGATGCTTTGGCTGCTTCTTTCGCTCATCGAGAGGGTGGATTTGGGCTAATCCCTCAGCTGCGTTCTCGTATCGAATCAATCCTTTTAGTCGTTGATTCCCCCGTGAGCGTGGAAGCTTTGTCGCGGGCGCTTAACGTTGATTCTGCGATGGTGCAGGAGACTATTCAAGAGATATCTACGGAATTTCGTCATAGGGGCAGCGGAATGGAATTGCGTGAGTCTGAAGAGGGATGGCGTTTATATTCTGTTCGAGAAAACGCGGAAGTCGTAGAGAAGTTTTTATTGGATGGAACTCAGTCGCGGCTGTCACGAGCTGCTCTGGAAACGCTGGCGGTCGTAGCTTATCGACAACCTGCGACGCGTGCTCAAGTATCGGCAGTGCGAGGCGTTAACGTGGACGGAGTAATGCGGACTCTACAATTACGCGGGCTCATTAGAGAAGTCGATATGGGTGGTGATACTGCTGAAACCGGCAACGCTCACCATTATGAGACAACGGAGCTTTTTCTAGAACTTCTAGGTATCGATTCTCTTGACCGTTTACCAGAATTAGCCCCTCTTCTTCCTGATATGGACAGTATTGATGAGCTTCTTTAG